The Pseudomonadota bacterium region TTTATTGCGAGCGCACGAAGGGCAAGAACAAGAGCATCAGTTCCTGATGATATTCCGATGCAATGTTTGACACCAAAATACTCAGCAACCTTGTCCTCAAATTCTTTCACTTCAGGGCCAAAAATCCATTGTTGATGTCCCAAACAGCGCACGATCGCAGCATCAATGTCGGCTTTCATGTAGAGGTATTCGGCTTTGAGGTCAAGCATGGGGATTTTCATAGTCATATGTCAGTGAAGAGTAAACAGTAAAGAGTAAGGAGTGACATTATTACTTCCGAAGAGTTTTTATGAGTCCTGTCAGCATCTTGTCTACTTTATCCATCAGGGCTGATATTTCACTGCACTTATCAGGTATGATGTATTTTAATCGCGTGCAGATTTCCATATACGTGTCAACTTCACTGAGTGAGCCTTGGGAAATATGAAGGAATTGAATAAATTCTTTGCTTGTGTGTCGAGCAGACCCCTCGGCTATATTAGCCGGAATCGATATTGAGGCTCTTCGCATCTGGTTTGCCAAACCATAGTCCTCATTTCGCGGCAGTTTCTCAACTATTTGATATATCTGTTCCACCAGCTCTATTGATTTATTCCAAACATCTAACTTTTTGTGAGGCTTATCCATCATAATTAACACCGTAAGACATAATGTGGGCTATCGTTCCGAAACAACCTTCAGCGCACCATTTTCTATGGAGTAATGATTGCCGCAATATGTGCATGTGGCTTTTAACCCCTCACTCTTTACGCCTGACTCCTTACCATTGAATTTCAATGTCGTTCCACATTTACACACCCACCCTACCCGCTTGGCAGGGACACCAGCAACGATGGCGTAATCGGGAACATCCATCTTAACAACGGCCCCAGCAGCTATTAATGAATACCTTCCTATGGTCGCGCCGCAAACGATAGTTGCGTTGGCCCCGATGGTGGCACCACGCTTGACTAGGGTAGGCCGAAACTCAGCTTTTCGTTCAATAAAGGCACGGGGATTATAAACATTGGTAAATACACACGAAGGACCGCAAAAGACCTCGTCTTCAAGTGTCACACCCTTATATACCGAAACGTTATTCTGGAGTTTACAACTGTTTCCGATTACAACATCTCTTTCTATACATACATTCTGTCCGATTATACAGTTTTTACCGATCTTGGCTCCACTCAGAACGTGACTGAAATGCCAGATTTTAGTACCATCGCCAATTTCTACATCGGGGTCAATGAAACTGGATGAATGGACATAATATGGTGGTTGGTGGTTGGTGGTTGGTGGTTGGTCATTCATGACTATTTTGTTTTTCCTTTTAATGATGAAATGAGGGTATTAAGCATCTTCTTAATTGTTGTGAGGTTATCGATCAGTTTAGCTGGATCAATGAGATATCCCAGTTTATGTGAGATTAAAATTTGTGTTTCTAATTCTGCTGATGAGCCAAGCGCTATATAGAGAAACTGTATGAATTCTTTAGTGCTGTTTCTTGAAAATCCCTCTGAAATGTTGGACGGTATTGATATTGCCGATCTTCTCATCTGATTGGTTAGGCTGAACATTTCTTCATGGGGAAAGCTTTTCGAAGTCTCATAAATATTTAATACAAAATCCACGCTTTTCTGCCAAACCTCTAATTCTTTAAAATCTTTCATTTCTATTCACTATCCACCAGTCACTATCCACCAGTCACCGCTTTCAAAAACGGATGATATTCACCTTTTAACCCAACAGGTTTTGCATTCCGAATCTCAAAGGCCATCTCTATTGATGGTTTTACATCTTCAAGTCCAAAGCCATTGCCTTTCAGGATTTCCTGATACGTAACTGTATGGAGGTCTGCAAAACCTTCAGAGAATTCTAATTCTTCCTGGTCAATTGTGATTGAACGATATGTTGTTTTCCCGGTATTCCTTGCAACCGCGGGAAGGTCGTTGCTATCAATCGACAAAAACCACCTTATTCTTGCCTTCTGCAACTCCAAGAATCCTGCTGCCTTCAGGGGTTCTGAAATGTGTACAATATTTGATTTAAAGCCTCCAAAAATCCACTGAAGCATGTCAAAGAAGTGGATGCCTATATTTGTTGCCAATCCACCGGATTTTGCCAAATCGCCTTTCCAGGACACAAGATACCAACGGCCGCGGGAAGTAATATATGTTAAATCGATATCATACTTCGGACGAGGGGCGAGGGGCGAGGGGCAATCAGTGGATGGTGGATGGTGGATAGTGGATGCGTCAACTTTCTGTTTAAGGGCTATGATGGAGGGATGATGGCGTAGCTGAAGAACTGTATTAACCTTCTTGCCTGATTCTTGCTCAATTTCTTTCAGTGCATCAATATTCCAGGGATTCAGAACAAGGGGTTTTTCGCAAATGGCGTCAGTGCCTACCCGGAGAGCAAAGCGAATATGCGCATCATGAAGATAATTCGGGGAAGCTATGCTAACATAATGAACTTTCCTTTCATCTCCCATACGCCTAAGCTTTTCAACATGCCTGTCAAGACGCTCAAACTCGACAAAAAAAGCAGAATTCGGGAAATAGCTATCAATTAACCCAACCGCATCATGTTTATCCATCGCAGCGACAAGGCTATTGCCGGTATCCCTTATTGCCCTCATGTGGCGTGGTGCAACAAATCCAGCCGCACCAAGTAAAACAAAGTTTTTCATTTCATCCTCATTGCATTTTTTTAACTCTATAG contains the following coding sequences:
- a CDS encoding four helix bundle protein, encoding MMDKPHKKLDVWNKSIELVEQIYQIVEKLPRNEDYGLANQMRRASISIPANIAEGSARHTSKEFIQFLHISQGSLSEVDTYMEICTRLKYIIPDKCSEISALMDKVDKMLTGLIKTLRK
- a CDS encoding acyltransferase, translated to MNDQPPTTNHQPPYYVHSSSFIDPDVEIGDGTKIWHFSHVLSGAKIGKNCIIGQNVCIERDVVIGNSCKLQNNVSVYKGVTLEDEVFCGPSCVFTNVYNPRAFIERKAEFRPTLVKRGATIGANATIVCGATIGRYSLIAAGAVVKMDVPDYAIVAGVPAKRVGWVCKCGTTLKFNGKESGVKSEGLKATCTYCGNHYSIENGALKVVSER
- a CDS encoding four helix bundle protein; protein product: MKDFKELEVWQKSVDFVLNIYETSKSFPHEEMFSLTNQMRRSAISIPSNISEGFSRNSTKEFIQFLYIALGSSAELETQILISHKLGYLIDPAKLIDNLTTIKKMLNTLISSLKGKTK
- a CDS encoding Gfo/Idh/MocA family oxidoreductase is translated as MKNFVLLGAAGFVAPRHMRAIRDTGNSLVAAMDKHDAVGLIDSYFPNSAFFVEFERLDRHVEKLRRMGDERKVHYVSIASPNYLHDAHIRFALRVGTDAICEKPLVLNPWNIDALKEIEQESGKKVNTVLQLRHHPSIIALKQKVDASTIHHPPSTDCPSPLAPRPKYDIDLTYITSRGRWYLVSWKGDLAKSGGLATNIGIHFFDMLQWIFGGFKSNIVHISEPLKAAGFLELQKARIRWFLSIDSNDLPAVARNTGKTTYRSITIDQEELEFSEGFADLHTVTYQEILKGNGFGLEDVKPSIEMAFEIRNAKPVGLKGEYHPFLKAVTGG